tttcttttggtaaatttcattttttttttgtttggaaaaaagttaatgtaaattttatctCGTTGTGTTAGCTCATGTTATTAGGcagtattttattttgttatcatgttattgatatattaattttgttagtaaCTAATCTTcgttacaaaaatatttttaagtaaatttttttctctttcaataaCATGTTTTCGAGACCAAATCCCTTATTACTAAGATTAATGACTCGTTAAGCTTTTGTTGCTAGGAAGCATactagtaatatatttttaatattttatcattaggACAAATTTCATACTAGttacattaatttaaatttgtttttgtttggtaGAGCTAATATAACATCTTGTGTAATTGTAAatagaaatagagaaaatattagaaaaagcataaaaataagTAGATAGCGTTTCCGTTTTATCAAAGTTGTTGTAACCGCGTGGCTCCCAAAAcccaaaagaaaaggaaacgaTCGATACGAACGATTTAAATTTGTACATGATAGCTGCGTCCACTCcacccaaaagaagaaaaggaatacTATCTCAAGACCTATTCTGCTATTCATGATTCTATTTGTATAATCCAGTGGGTAGTTGGTTCAGCCTTCAATGCATTTTTAGAGGCATATTAACCAACCACTTCATATGCTAAATAACCCATTTTGAATATTGATTAATATCAACAGCCATAAGGCTGATCCAAATCATAATCCACCACTCCTCTTACTTTCTATTTGTATTATCAACTACTCGTGAACTTAACAAGGAATAACATAATTGGTAGAAAAAGTATTTGTTTCTTTCATTGTGTATtgtgtgtataaaaaaaatatatttgagaaaaataaaattcactttgattatttttactttcagCTAAAAAAGAAACTAACCTTGAGTTGGTATGATtggaactaaaattatattctttaaataaaatctcatgtttaaattttgtcaacatgaaaaaaaaagtaattggaaagaaaaatattactaaaaataatatggagtacttttattagtatatatcaGTAACTAATATGAAAATATCATCTTAtaagagatgaaaataaaaaagaaattaatgtcttatataaaaaataacaattttattaataaagtaattttgtatttttctcttataacaTCATAAAAACCAATAGCATACCATAAGATACAAAACCAATTAATAATCCTAATATCTTCAAAACTACACAAGCCCCAAAGAGGTTCATTTGTCTTCTATCCTGATATAAGTCCAAGGTCTGTGCCTTTTTGCTACCTCTATTTTTTCCCCCTTTTATTTGGAATATCTGCATATAGTATATTCCTCTTTGGCCAATGTCATAACTACTTAAACTATCTTATGAACGATCGccctaatattttaaaaagataattaaataaaaataaatgcatttagcttaaaatatttaaagagactagtttttattcatcattatcgtaaaaaaaaaatactatcaaaTACTCAAAAACCCTAtcatatataacttttaaatcattatcataaaaattaacaaatttattatacaaaataatatgTAATTAGATTAGTTTAAACTGTGAAatgtattctaattaaatttgtattcagaacataagaatttaatttgcATAAACTTTcagtgtaatatattttttttataatatcaaaatcaaattatgttaaatataacttttaaaatagttattataaaaactaacaaaatcatAATACATGGCAAAAAACATTGTATTgagcttaaaaaaaattgtattctaATTAGgatttaattcaaaatacaaaaatatttaataattaattaagagtgCAATAAGAAAGGTTGGTTATAAGAATATAAAACTATTCCGTCTCTTTGTGAACAACTTTTTGGTTGTCTATAAATTGGAGTTGTTTGATAAGTGTTTCATTTGTAGTTGAGTAGACAGAGCAGAGTGTCCAGGGCAGTTTACAAAGCCTAATTTTGTTCTTTAGTTGTTTCCTTGTTCTCTGTCACTGATGGCTGATTATTCAGCACGAACTGAATCCTGCGAGGTAGTTGTAAATGTAACCAAGGACACCTCCAAAACAATGGAACCCTCAGACTCCTTTGTCTCTGTTCCTTTCTTGCAGAAGGTGTCTCCTAATCTTCCTTTTGTATCCCAAAAACCATTAAAAGTGCTCTTATTACAATTTAATAGATATAATGGATTGTTATCTCTGCTAGaatctgtttttcttttttgtgtgtgtatatatagttTCTTTCTGAATTAATctatttatcatattaataagGGTGGTTGAGCAGGAAATATGATATTTCCTTTAGTGTGATGTAGAGTTCAAGTAGCAGGTGGGGTGCCAACCTCGTTGGGATTCCGTACGCTATTTTGAGGCTCCTGCATGCCACCtctttttgattaaaaaaaatgattgaacaaaATGCCTgagttgttatatatatatatatatatatatatacttgtcTTCGATActcacagataaaaaaaatctattctaTTGATCATATTGAACTAGAAGAATTGAGAATGGAAATGACAATATCATGGTTTTGTTTGCTGATGGATACAGTTGGTAGCTGAGGTGGTGGGAACATATTTCTTGATATTTGCAGGGTGTGCTTCAGTGGTGGTGAATAAGAACAACGACAACGTGGTAACACTTCCTGGGATAGCAATTGCTTGGGGGCTGGTTGTAACAGTGTTGGTTTACACTGTTGGTCACATTTCTGGTGCCCATTTCAATCCTGCTGTCACCATTGCTTTTGCTTCTACCAGAAGGTTCCCCTTGATGCAGGTAATTGAcccttataatttttcttaacttgGTTGATCTAAAAATAGGTAAATGTGCCCATTTGGAATATTGTGTCATTTTCCTTCTTAAATTGTTATCTCCAGCTAGCCCCACAAGGATAGATGGAAGTCTTTAAAGCCCAATTATGTTAGAACTGAAATTATGAGATGCCCATATCatatacaaaaaatagaaattatgaaAGTAACTCCTAACTTAATGATTGTTGCCAAAACAAAGTTGCCTCTTTGCACATGCATATACAGCTAGCTAAGATATTTCATattcacagaaaaaaaaaattcttctatgaagttgttttaaaattatgtgttcGGGCATGTGATTTATATTGCAATTAATTATGTAGGTACCAGCTTATGTAGCAGCTCAACTCCTAGGAAGCACACTTGCCAGTGGAACTCTGAAACTATTATTTATGGGGAAGCATGACCAGTTTTCAGGAACACTCCCAAATGGGACTAACCTGCAAGCTTTTGTGTTTGAATTCATAATCACATTTCTCCTTATGTTTGTCATATCCGGGGTTGCCACCGATAACAGAGCGGTAACTTCTCTCACATTACTCCCTCTGCTTAAATTTGTACATACTAGTATTATCTTATGAGATTTGGGCGCCTCATTGATAAAGTTTATTAAACCAGAGACAATACCAATTCatactttatttattaactaaattacaCTCAATCTGGTAGGACTCAATGAAAAATGTTACATGTACgcccttttattttaaacactcATTTGACACATTTATTCAAAGGGGTTAGATCATCTGTTATCAAGCTGATAAATGAGGTGGAGAGTGTGCACAGGGGCATTCTTGAGTGAGAGGtttctaaaaataaactttGGAAATGGGATGATATCATATTTAAATGTTCTTTAATTCAtacaatacatatattttttttacggaAAATAAATATCCTAAAATAATGCCCTgtagtgttttttttctctaaaggTTTCAAACCAATTTGACTGGTGTTTTTGACAGTGCTTTGAACCGTTGTTTTGAGTCATGTAAATTGAATACTTAATTGGATCGTTCATTTTTTAGTCAAAAAGTGACCAATCCAAtccaatttttgtaataatgACACGAAGAAATGGAGAGAGGCATGACAACACTGAGGTTAATGGTTGACCTTTCATGATGATATTTTTGTACATAAAAAACTTACactatttttaatagtaaaataatgtaattttttttataatttttcttacgtAACTTCTTTTCTACATAATGAATCGACAAAAAATATGCACAATCTAAGTCGGCTAAACGTATATTTAGGTCTAAAAAGAATTTTAAGatgtttttaaattactttaaatagttttctatttataatactacctaaattaaaaataatatttgttccCTTTTGGTTTATTGCATttttaccccccccccccttttaatTTTTGGCTAATTTTAtctcaacaaattaatttgacatattttatCCTAACCTTTTAGAAACGTGAGAATTTTATCTTCCATTATTTTACTCATaacataattacaatttttactctcaattttttttattttttgacaaattttatacccaatttttttatttttgacaaattttattcCAATTTTTGGGCAAATTTTGTGCTTATTATTGGATAAACgatgaaagataaaatttataaatttcttaaaagttgaaaataaaatatatcaaattaattttttggagtaaaatttatcaaaagttaaaaagttggaagtaaaaaaatacaattaagcctgattttttttataagatgcaATCCATAATGTACCCTGCATTGATTATTTTTAGGCCGAAATATCCCTAATTAAACAAGAGAGAAGTTGTGTACATAAACATTTAGAATGGatatattaatgaaaatgatattttttgaaaaaaaaaatataacctaAATATAAGCTAATTTAACTAACTTACACGAGAATTAATCTAATGACATTTAAAgaataatcattattttttaaagtgtaTTTCATTAGAACttgatattaagaataaaaagaaatcattaaaattataatcacaATTAGTTAAAGAATTTTTGGGGATGATATCATTAAATAGGGtcaaaatagttaaattttacttatatagttttaaaatattatttcttatatttaggtacatagataatataatttaagataaatttatttttattaactaagTTAATCAGTTTCTTTTATTGGTAATTGGGtcttctaataaaataaataaaataaaggaggtatgattttttacttcataattttaagatgaaaatatttattaaaataattatagaaagttatatattaacaattagtaatatttttaggaacttatatatttttaaaataattataaaattacgaGACTTATGAAGTAATGAGACTTAAGGGTTATAGGTGTTTGATTCTCGAATAATGCCCTGTACACGATGTTTAGgtaccatttttttattttaatatttaattacagGAGACGGCTAGAGGCTAGATTATGGTAGGGGAAAGGCTTCTCTTGTTTTTCATTTCTATAATGATTGCACATTAATTACATGCCTttatgtacatttttttaatatttcacatAGCTGCCTATAGTATTTTGTTGCAAAATATATATCTCTAATTAAAGTTCACACATctgtttattttcatttgaaagTATCATCCGCCCAATGCATTGTTGCCAAATTAGAACTTGTAATTTTCTAAATTACTCCCAACGTTTAGCAAATTAGGCttcacatataaaaaaaaagaagagaaattagTACTACCTAATTTGTATCGTTTTGAATCGCTTGCAAGAATCCTAGAAGTTTACGTTACGAGGCATATCTCATGAGAATCAATAATCCATCCACGAAATATTCttcttaaactcctttatttatattaacttgaatttaaaattgtgCAGGTTGGTGAGTTGGCTGGGATTGCAATTGGGTCTACAATACTGCTTAATGTGATTATTGGAGGGTAATAGTAATTATTAACCAATCCAAATCCAAATTAAATGCAAAATCAGCATTGTTGAAGTTGTAGGACATAATATTCTTGTGGATTGTTATTCATATTTGGCAGGCCAGTGACAGGAGCATCAATGAACCCAGTTAGAAGCCTAGGACCTGCTATTGTACACGGCGAATACAGAGGAATATGGATATATTTGTTGGCACCGGTTGTGGGGGCCATAGCTGGAGCATTGGTATACAACACCATTAGGTACACGGACAAGCCATTGCGAGAAATCACCAAGAGTGCCTCTTTCCTCAAAGGCCGTGGTGGCTCCACATAATTTAAGCAAATGCAAATCCACTAATGCTAGGGAAAAAGTTACATCAGCACTCTTAACACctaaaggaagaaaaactaTATAAGAATAATAGAGTTTATcatgtgattaaaaaaatagaaaaaatgaaaaatattgtttaaaattataaaatatttatatataattactcTTAATGTTATCCTCAGCTGTCATGTGGATAGTTAATAACTTCTTCCTTGTAATTGTCTTTGttacaaataataattagaagaaaaaaaattatgcatgaaATCACTCAAAGAAACTACGCTATGATGTTTCATTTCCTGGTTTTATTAAAGGTCATGCACTTGAATATCATCACCCTCTTTTTCCTCTctatttggataaaataaaaactgattTTTGACATTGTTGGTGGATCTTGAAGCTTTGTGGACCAAGCTAGATTTTTTCTTGTATGCGAGTTATGAGGAGTTGAAGGCACAAGCTTATGGGCTTTGTTGACTCGGGTGTGAGTTTAATCTTGTACTATAGTGAACCCTTTGTGAAGGGTTATGCCATTGGTTAATTTggtcaatttttcaaaattgtaatATTTCATAACTTTTCCCCACTTCAGGCCATTgaattatgtgatatatatcCACGGTTGTAGGGATTTGGAGCATTCATATTCACCTTAGAAAATAAGGGGCATGTCATGTTAGGCAGAATCCATAAAGGCGTCGCATTAAATAATTGTCTTTTTGAGGTCTGAAGACGGCGAATAGACTCGGATAACTGAGATAATAATATACTAATCacataattacaattttttttaaaaatcaaacaaaaaaggtTAAGGTTCGGTCTGTTAAGAGTTTTGATAAGTAAAAATAAGTACATGGTAATCCATTTATATGTCTACTATACTTGTCCAGTGATTAGTTACATTTATAAGTCGTTTAACAGATATGACCAAAAttaatagattattttatactttttcataatttacataataaatattttctgtttctaattttttaataaatatcctaagaatactaattaaaaaaccgTATTTTTGAAAGCTATAAGTACAGTTATTTTGGAATGGTGggagtattattattattgactaAACTCTGTTTCCCCACGTGTATAGTCGTCATCGCTCCAACAGCATCATCATATAAATAGATCACATTCGACTTTGGTTTATTTACTTCTTCGCTGTCGGAAACAGTTTTCGTCGTTCATTCATCAGCTGTTCTCTTCGTTTTTCTGCCTACAATGGATGAGAATTCAGCAACAAATGGAACCCATGAGGTGGTTTTAGATGTAAACAGGGACGTCTCTAGAACAACTCAAGCTTCACGCTCTTGTGTCAATGTTTCTTTCTTGCAGAAGGTGTGtcctaatcttttttttttttttttgtgtgcccAATCATATGAGATTTGATTAGATGAAATGTATTGTTATCTCTGCtagaatcttatattttttattattgtaaaacGCTACAGTGAATATATAGTCTCTTTCTGAATTAATCTATTGACCATATTGAACTTGGAAAAAATGAGATTAGAAAAGACAATATCATGGTTTTGTTTGTTGGTGGATACAGTTGGTAGCTGAGGTGGTAGGCACGTATTTCTTGATATTTGCAGGGAGTGCTTCTGTGGTGGtgaacaagaacaacaacaacgttGTAACACTTCCTGGGATATCAATTGTTTGGGGACTGGTTGTGATGGTGCTGGTTTACTCTGTTGGTCACATCTCTGGTGCCCATTTCAATCCTGCTGTCACCATTGCTTTTGCCTCCACCAAAAGGTTTCCCTTGAAGCAGGTGAACCAACcacaatttttttccttcaacattgatttttggTTCAAGTAGGTAGGAAAATTAGAGGTCAAATTAGTTTATCATAATTGAAAGagaaattttgtttatattgtattttcacacaacttaattttaacaaataaataaaagagagacaagaagacaaataaaaagaaatgtgaGATAAGATGGATGATATAACGGAGAGAATTATTGAGAAAAGAATGTGTTGTATACTTATATTGcatgtataaatataatatctcaaattaaaatacttatttgCCTTGACCTTTTTACGCTAGTTTATAATTGGTAAACAAAACGCGTTATTGAACATAGGTAGCAAGAAAAGTAATGGAATTAGAGAAAACCTTAGTCCTCTTTCACTACATCCAATTGTCTCATTTTATCTTGAAATTATTGGCATATTCACGGTGATATAACTATCATCCATGTAACATTGTAGGTTCCAGTTTATGTGGTGGCTCAGGTTGTTGGATCCACACTTGCAAGTGGGACTCTCAGACTATTATTTAGTGGCAAAGAAGCCCAGTTTTCAGGAACACTTCCATCTGGGTCCAACCTGCAAGCTTTTGTGATTGAATTCTTAATCACTTTTTTCCTTATGTTTGTCGTATCCGGGGTTGCCACTGATAACAGAGCGGTAAAGTTTCTTATTCcatcattaaattttgttttttttgtttgtttgtttggttacaattagcttttattttctataatattttttttattaacacgTGTCTAGCCAAATTGGCTTTAATTGGCTAATCACGTCCCCAAATTCTGACATAAAAAATGGAGTACATAAATTGACTAGTTGTCTAAATATATTTGTAGCGTTTTGGATCACTTGGAAGAATGCAACAAGTTTACACCACACGACACATCTTATACGAAACAAAAATCCATATAACATGTTTGAATATTTGTCTTTCTTGGACCTCAATTCCAtggatttcatttatttattttattttgaaatcttGCAGATCGGTGAGTTGGCCGGGATTGCCGTTGGGTCTACTGTGCTGTTGAATGTGATGTTTGCAGGGTATTATTATCTTACCCAaagctaattaattaaatataagtgTAGGCGACACATATTATGagatttaaaatattacattatttacTGAAAGATGTTACACCTTTTGGAAGCAAAATAGAGGTCAAAGTATGATCTCATTTGCGTGATTGAATATTATAGGTTTGTGTAATGGTTGAACTAAATTGACAATACTTACTAGATTATGTGAGTTAATAGGTAACTAATGACATGGTTTCATATACGACAGGCCAATCACAGGAGCATCAATGAACCCAGCAAGAAGCATAGGGCCAGCGATTGTACACAAGGAATACCGAGGAATATGGATATATTTAGTGTCTCCAACTCTTGGGGCTGTGGCCGGCGCATGGGTCTACAATAGTATTCGTTACACGGACAAGCCACTGCGTGAGATCACCAAGAGTGCCTCTTTCCTTAAAGGAGTAGCCTCTAGGTGATTTAACCAAATTATGCTAGAAATTCATGTGTCATTTACAGAGAGTAACTTCATTTGGAAAGTAATTGTCTCCAAGATTTGTTACTAATTTATCATGTATCAGGGTCAAAGTATAAGGAAAAATCATTAGTATATTGTTGCAAACACATCTAcagaaaatcaaaatttcatCTCCTTGTTTTTCACTTTATTAAGTTTATAATCATAAAATCACTGGATTTTAGGCCCCATACCTTgcacaggttttttttttttttatattgcattttaagaaatacaataaaatatgtatatataaatagttcaaaactattttttaagctataataaaataaaccagTATTTTgatataacaatttttaatgcGTGTAATatgtataacaaaaaatatgcttatttatgtGTCTATATAAATActacattaataaaattaaatataataatatttattttcaagtttAATACTACATccattcctttttatttataacaaaaataagttatagtgtattttattatatataacttatttcttataaatacaACCAAaggtaataatatatatagagaaaagaTATATACTATATTAACATATATTACAAAAATtctattataaaatatgtttatgtaCTTTTTAATacctataataaaatataactataaaCACCCAATTTCATTcggacaaagaaaaataaaaatgcaaattataagaaaatttaaaacaaaaataaaaacataaaaaatagtataataataaataaataaacaaaaatcgtCACTTTTCTTGATCTACTAATAtccattataaaaatattgaattaaaaacttgcaaattgtacaataaaattttagaaaatcgtTCTACGAACATGAATAAATAAACTATTAATTTCAGTTTTGGTTAGACACTTTGTctgattttcttttgaaataaaattaaggatCCTTGACAAGTAAAGAAAGATAATAACAAAGATAAGTAAATTAATGATATGGACATAGATTTGGCCAAGTtacattacaattaaaaatgtaCATACTAATTTGGAAaggaaatttaataaagaatattGGAAACTGGAaaggaaaaatgaattaaaGTAACGATGCCTCACTAAACAAGATATACATGTCAGAAAGTGCTAGGTTATATTATTAGACGGAAAAATAAATCTCCCATTATTGTCACGATGCCTTGGGAAAGAAACTAGTCTCCTTAATTTGGTGCCTGAAGATTATTTTGGGTACCGGTAACACGAGCAGCACCACTGCTTTGCCTGGTTCTTGGAATAATTATAGGCAAACAACACACTAGAACGAGTAGTAACTCCATCATGAAAGCCATCATTGTGATCCATAAAAATATGCAAATCTTCCCATGCCATATAATCCTCTTGAATAAGGGAAGTTCTGATTCAATAACCACTGATGAATCATACATTTGAGGAATGCCGGCACCAGGTGAATATTCTGCTCGCTGCTCAAGGGTTACTTTTAAGCATGAAGTAGGTACATCCCCTTCAACAAAACCTCTCATCTTGACATTCAGTGTCTGGGTTTCTGATATATAGCCAGTGACAAGAGGTACAATCTTGAGGAATGTCGTGATTAGGCGGATAGGCTCACTTGTGAATTTCAACATGCAAGGTTGGTTTGAACTCCAAATTGTTTTGCCATCAGAAGACAAGAAGTCTACCCTGATCTATAAAATAGacacgtcaaagaacccaaaacaAAGCAACAGGAAACTATGAACTGTAATTATCATCATATTAATAGTTCAGATTCTTTAAGCAGAATGATACAAGTACAAGAAAATGGCAATTTTAACAGAGGATCTTCTTCTTTGCCTAATAAATCTAACTATCATCTTAAAGCACTCACACCACAATGATAGGAAACATAGTACATAGACACAAATAAAAGAACCATTCTAGCTAAAAGTTTTAGCTTTTATGTAAAGGCCAGCTAAGTGTCTTAATCGCGACACTTGGCGTATAGAAGCTATTGAACATTTGAACCCCTAATTCATGATATTCTAGAATCATGTTTTCATCATTTCTTCTAACCAAACTACGACAATACTCAAATAAagcaaataaaaagatattgagAGTTAAAACTAGCACCAACTTGCCACTCAAACC
This genomic interval from Glycine max cultivar Williams 82 chromosome 5, Glycine_max_v4.0, whole genome shotgun sequence contains the following:
- the NIP1-6 gene encoding nodulin-26; translation: MADYSARTESCEVVVNVTKDTSKTMEPSDSFVSVPFLQKLVAEVVGTYFLIFAGCASVVVNKNNDNVVTLPGIAIAWGLVVTVLVYTVGHISGAHFNPAVTIAFASTRRFPLMQVPAYVAAQLLGSTLASGTLKLLFMGKHDQFSGTLPNGTNLQAFVFEFIITFLLMFVISGVATDNRAVGELAGIAIGSTILLNVIIGGPVTGASMNPVRSLGPAIVHGEYRGIWIYLLAPVVGAIAGALVYNTIRYTDKPLREITKSASFLKGRGGST
- the NIP1-1 gene encoding nodulin-26: MDENSATNGTHEVVLDVNRDVSRTTQASRSCVNVSFLQKLVAEVVGTYFLIFAGSASVVVNKNNNNVVTLPGISIVWGLVVMVLVYSVGHISGAHFNPAVTIAFASTKRFPLKQVPVYVVAQVVGSTLASGTLRLLFSGKEAQFSGTLPSGSNLQAFVIEFLITFFLMFVVSGVATDNRAIGELAGIAVGSTVLLNVMFAGPITGASMNPARSIGPAIVHKEYRGIWIYLVSPTLGAVAGAWVYNSIRYTDKPLREITKSASFLKGVASR